CCCGGGCCCCCTAGAGCCCCAACCCTCCGCCCCTCCCGGGCCCCCTCCCGGGCCCCCCAGAGCCCCAACCCTCCCgggcaccccagagccccctcccggatccccccagtgccccaaccctctgccccccccatccctctcaccccaaccctctgccccctgccGACCCCCCTCAGACCCTCCCAGTGCCCCAACTCTCCGCCCCTCCCGGATCCCCCAGTGCCCCAACTCTCCGCCCCTCCCGGATCCCCCAGTGCCCCAACTCTCCGCCCCTGCCGGGCCCCCCAGTGCCCCAACTCTCCGCCCCTCCCGGATCCCCCAGTGCCCCAACCCTCCGCCCCTGCCGGGCCCCCTCCCGGGCCCCCCAGAGCCCCAACCCTCCGCCCCTCCCGGGCCCCCCAGTGCCCCAACCCTCCGCCCCTGCCGGGCCCCCTCCCGGGCCCCCCAGTGCcccaaccctccgccccccccatccctctcgccccaaccctctgccccctgccGACCCCCCTCAGACCCTCCCAGTGCCCCAACCCTCCGCCCCTCCTGGATCCCCCCCTCGCcccaaccctccgcccccccccccgacctccctcgggcccctcactgccccaaccctctgccccagggcccctccaggaCCTCCTCCGCCCCCTGGTTCTCGCACTGCTCCCAACCCTTTGGGCCCCCTCCCAGACCTACtgggccccccactgccccaaccctctgcGCCCCGGGCCCTCTCCTGGACCCCCTCTGTCCTTgggctccctcacagccccccttgGCCCGCACTGCCCCAACCTTTGACCCTCATGCCCCTCCGGATCCCCTCCGCCCCCGGGCTCCCACTGCCCTGGCACGCTAGcacccagcaggcagcagcgtggGCTCTGACCACCCCAACCAGCTGTTTGGAGGCTCCAttgctctctctgccccccccccccccccaccccctggagctGTTCCCTCAGCACTGTGGGGTCTGCACTGGGCTCTGGCTGGAATCCCGAGGGCACAGGCCTGCATCAGGAAGAGGGAGAACATGTTTCCTTTGCCCCCGTGCCACCTTCCCCACCACAGGCCCCATATTCCTGGGCCACTCCTGCTGCCTTCCAAGGCCCGTGAAGCCTGGTCCCCAGCCAGGGGCCCGATGCTCTTGTTAATCTTCTCTCCTGAGGACTTCGGACCCACGCTTGGCCCAGCACGGCCTGCTCAGCAGCACAGGCTGTAGGCGCTGGTGTAGGCTGGGGCTCTACGGAGGGCGTGGGCGGCTCGGCTAGGTTGGGGGAGCCGAGGTGTAGGGGAGTCCCTGGCTCACAGAGCCCCCATCTTGCCGGGCGCTCTCTGCTACGAACGTGGAAGATGTACAGTTACcccgggctgggttggggctggggcctggtcaggactcctgggtccatcTCCTGGCTCCGCttttcccccaggctgggcatgcagagagagagagaaggtattTCTCGCTGGGAACGCCAGGGAGGTCCCTGCTGCCCGGTGCTGCGGCCACTGGAAGATAGAGGCTCCGTGGACTGTGCGGCAGCAGCTGGGAGTGCGATGAAAggcccctgctccccttcccctttaTCGCATCGGAGCCAGACGCTCGCCCTTCCCCATCTCTGGGGCTCCCCCCTTGCATGGCCCTCCCCCCTCATTGGCCATGGCCTGGTGGGTTCTCTTACATACGCCACTGAGAGGCCATGCTGGGAGGGGGGTGCACTACTTATAGGTGCCCCCTAACTTGGtttgttcccccccccacctgccatgGTCCCTGCTCCCGGTGACAGGGTGTGGGGCTGATTCCCAAGCTCCGGTCGCGTGGGGGGGGCCCACGGGTCTGTGGTCACTTGCTGTGATCACTTGCTGGAGCTCCAGCGCATGTGCTAAGGATTAACCCCAAGAAGGGTCAGGACCATTGTCCCCGATGTGCGGGGAAAGGGTCACAAGCAGCTGTCCCAGTCTTGGCTCTGCAGTACATGGAGGGATCAGCCCTCCCGTgcgctccaggctgggggtgctgggcctgaccccctgcatgctctCGCCCTGGCCCAGGTgcacctgcagacgcagcaggagGTGAAGATGCGCATGACAGGCATGGCGCTGCGTGTGATCCGCACTGATGGCTTTCTGGCGCTCTACAACGGGCTCAGCGCCTCGCTCTGCCGCCAGGTGAGTGCCCGGGGCCGCATCCGCCCCACTTCCGCCATGAGGGGGCGCCCCCCATACtgggccctgcacctcctgctgcagcGCGcacaccccagcctcctgccatGGGGGTcacccccgcttcccccctctaCCCAGTCCCTCAGCTTCCTGCCGTGGGGGTCGCTCCCCTCCCATTACGCAGGCCCTGGGCCCCTCCCCATTACCCAGGCCCCACACATTCCCCCCCACATCCAGGTGCTGGCCTTGGTAGTACTCCTTTCCggggagcagctccctctggctgagctggggagcagcagcccagccccggAGCCAGGGGCTCGGTGCCACGTGCTGGGCAGCGCCTTTGGTGGCtgtctggggagggcagggagtcCCCTGGGGTGCAGCACTTGGGCCCTGCTCTGACTCTCTGTCTCCTCAGATGACGTACTCCCTGACCCGCTTCGCCATCTATGAGACCGTGCGGGACCGCGTGAGCCAAGGCACTCAGGGACCTCTGCCCTTCTACCAGAAGGTGCTGCTGGGTGCTGTGGGaggtgagcaggggcaggggagcccaggccatggGCGGTGGCCAGGCTTGGGGAGTCCCGTGACCCTGAATCTTCTCTGGTTGCAGGTTTCACTGGTGGGTTTGTGGGGACCCCGGCAGACATGGTGAACGTCAGGTCAGTTCCATGGGTCTCGGACGCTCTGCTCGCTGGGGATGTGGCTGGAGTGCAGGGCGGGGGAGTTGTGGGCGATCCCATCTCAGCTTGTCATGGACTCCATGGGTTGTGACCTGATCCAATGTGGCAGATCCTACGTCCTGCACCTGGAGGGACCGGAATTGCCCCATccgtgcctggagctgccccaggctgggggttTCAGATCTTTGGGGTTGGCCCCTTCTGATGTCACAGGAGCTGGCCGTGGAGAAGCCCTGCTAGGTCCCCGTCCCCACGGGTGCAGGGCTACGCCCTCTGCGTGGCCCCATCTCCCCAGGGAGCACCGGTCATAGTCGCATGCTGGGTGAGCTCGGGCCTGCTCAGAACAAGGGGGCCAGAGCCCCACCCCAAGGGCTGATCACAGGGGCAGGTCGCTCAGTCTGCCCTGGTCTgtctcccctcacctcccccactgctctgTCTCTGTAGGATGCAGAATGACATGAAGCAGCCGGTGCATTTGAGGCGGAAGTGAGTGACGGTACAGTAAGTGGGGGGACCCCAGGGACATAAGACCAGCTGGCTtgggtccctccccccccctggcatgtggtggggggagggagggtggcaagGATCCCTAATGGGATGCTAAGGGGCTGCTCACATGGTGGCACTGGGGGGGATCCACTCCCCCTGTGCCCTTCCTGTGGATGGGAGCTGCAGTGAGGCGGTGTGGCCACAGGGGggcagcattgctccaagcgccACAGTTGCTGGCTggagagagccaggctggggggcggagtggggtggggggcagtgcatTGGGtgaccccagctctgctcctcaaGCAGGAATGTCCAGCAATCCTGGACATATTGAGTGGGGTGTCGGAGACAATGAGGGCTGGTTGGAAGGGCTCACGGCTTTACCTCTTTCCCTTCTCGTCCCTCCAGTTACTCCCACGCCCTGGATGGCATGTACCGAGTGCTCCGTGAGGGTAGGACTCTGCCAAAGGCCTGGGAGCACAGGGGCTTGGCATCGCCTCTCCCCTGAGCAGGGGCACCCCCGCTGGTGTGGTGAAGCCCCAGGGCAGGAATTGCTTCTGGGGGACACCAGGGCAGCTAAATGGCTCGGTTTGGTCAGGGGCCAAGTGGCAGCTGGGTTGGGGGGGTGGATCCAGCTGATTGAAGTCTGCAGGGACCAGGGGCAGCCCTGTGGTGGGTGTGGCTGGAGGCTGGGGTTGAAATGGCCAGGTAGAGCAGGCTGGGTCGGGGGGGCGTTAGGGGGTGGTTGGGATTGTTCATCCAGATGCTGCCTCTGAAGTGGAGCAGCCTTAGGGGCCCTCTGAGCGGTTTGGGTTTGTCCCGGGGGATGACACAGCAAGGGCCAGACCAGATGCTGCAGTGAGAGGCACCAGCCCCGAGCCCTCCAGTGGTGGGAATGAaacactcccctcaccccccagctgGGAAAGGAGAGCCTGAAAGGGGAGTTGTGTtttcaaagaaaggaagaagagacagacagacagacaagcagTGGAGAGGGAGAGTGCCAGAACAGGCTGAAAGGAGCCAGTGCTAGGGTGAGTGACTTCTCTTCCCTCGGAGCCGGAGCCAGAGACAGGGGCGGGGGCTTTCAGAGGAGCCCCTGGGGAGTTCCCCCGCTGGGTGGTGGAGGGTCCAGGGGCTGGAGTCACAGCCAGGGCCTGCCACGCTGCACAAGCCCCAGGCTCTGGGTGGGCAGCTGGGCACAGGGCTAATGAGAATGGTGGCTCTCAGCTGGCCTGGGGCtgaattcaccccccccccccctgcactgtgcactgattcccctccccctccccagagggCCTGAAGAAGCTGTTCTCAGGTGCTACAATGGCGTCGAGCCGAGGGGCCCTGGTCACCGTTGGACAGGTAGGAACCCTCCCTCAGGCACTGGGGGGCGGCTGGGACTGGCTCTGCCCCGGGCCTCGAGGGCCACCGATGGGGGAGCCAGTCCCCTGGGGTCTGGGGAGACACGGAGGTAGGGCGGGATGAGCCGCTAACTCGgccctcttcctgcagctctcctGCTATGACCAGGCCAAGCAGCTGGTTCTCACGACCGGGCTTCTCTCCGACAACATCTTCACTCACTTCCTGGCCAGCTTCATTGCTGTgagtaggggcagggcagggggagggctgCCCGATGGTGCTAGGCATGGGAATTGCAGACAGGCCCTAGGTGCGCACCCCACAGAGCTGCTGGCTTCCCACAGCCTCAGGCTGCTGCTGTGGACCTCCTGGCCCAGAGAAATGAGACAGTGGGATGAGGAGACCTCCCCAGGCTTGCAGGTCTCTTCTCTTCACAGCATGTAGGTTCTTGCCCTGTTCCCCTCTGCTAGCAGGGTGGGTTATGTAGGCAGCTCCTGTGTCCGTTCAcctgccctctgcccagggaCTGGAAGGGCCAGTGGCACCACTAGTCCCAGGGACTCCCTCTCTGACCcatctctgtcccttccccccaggGTGGATGTGCCACATTCCTCTGCCAGCCCATGGACGTACTCAAGACCCGCCTGATGAATTCGCAGGGAGAGTACCGGGTGAGTAACCCTGTGACCCTGCCCTGCCTCGCTGCAATctgtcctgcccctccccaccccccttccctgccacaATCTCACCAGCTGCCCATGtaccctccccactgccccatggCCGGATCCCTGGCTCCTCACGCCCcacagctgcccctgccccagatctCAGCCCAGACACTCCTGTCTCCAGGGCAGCTGCGAGCCAGATCAGTCCGAGGCAGTTTCCGGAGCAGGTCTCCTGGCTTATTTCCCTCTTTCGTTTCAGGGTGTTGTTCACTGCGCAGTGGAGACCGCCAGGCTCGGACCTCTGGCCTTCTACAAGGTAGCAGGCCGCAGCTGGGGGGTTGGAGCGCATTGGGGGCCGGTAGGGGGTGGAAAGTGTGGGAGCAGGAGGATGCTcatgtgggggctggggggcagagtgtggggtgAAAGGAGCACAGGGGGTGGGCGatgtgggcaggggcggctccaggcaccagcgcagcaagcgcgtgcctgggacagcaagccgcgggggggcggcGTACTGgccgccgtgagggcggcagtcagacgGTGTTCGGCGGCGTGCCCGCAGGAGGTCTGACGGTTTCGGCGGTGCGtagccgaagccacgggaccgacagatcacccacagaaacgccaCCAAATCCGTCTGACCGAggaccgcccacaggcatgccgctggcGGCCACCTGAcggccatgcttggggcggcaaaaaacgtagagccgcccctggatgcGGGGGCCTGCTCGACGgctcctggggcagagctgcctgGAGGCAGCCCCAGGACCTGCCtgcggggtgggtgggtgaggggctgtgggggtggagcCCATGAAAAGGCCCGTAGGGGCTGGGgccctggctctggctctggctctggctctggctcccgCTGGGCCTGGGCGGTACTGACAGTGGCGCTGACTTGCCTGGGGACAGATTAATCAACCGTGTAAACCCCACGCACCCTGGCTGTCTGCGgcacctctcccacccccacctgctgcccctccccagggccGCTTGGccgcagctgctgctcccctgcctggccacttctgctccctgcagcctcctcctgtCCTTCtcttccaccaccaccccc
The window above is part of the Chrysemys picta bellii isolate R12L10 chromosome 12, ASM1138683v2, whole genome shotgun sequence genome. Proteins encoded here:
- the LOC135974828 gene encoding uncharacterized protein LOC135974828, giving the protein RAPTLRPSRAPCRAPQCPNPPPLPGPLPGPPVPQPSAPAGPPPGPPRAPTLRPSRAPSRAPQSPNPPGHPRAPSRIPPVPQPSAPPIPLTPTLCPLPTPLRPSQCPNSPPLPDPPVPQLSAPPGSPSAPTLRPCRAPQCPNSPPLPDPPVPQPSAPAGPPPGPPRAPTLRPSRAPQCPNPPPLPGPLPGPPVPQPSAPPIPLAPTLCPLPTPLRPSQCPNPPPLLDPPLAPTLRPPPRPPSGPSLPQPSAPGPLQDLLRPLVLALLPTLWAPSQTYWAPHCPNPLRPGPSPGPPLSLGSLTAPLGPHCPNL
- the SLC25A10 gene encoding mitochondrial dicarboxylate carrier isoform X2, which codes for MAEKRVSRWYFGGLASCGAACCTHPLDLLKVHLQTQQEVKMRMTGMALRVIRTDGFLALYNGLSASLCRQMTYSLTRFAIYETVRDRVSQGTQGPLPFYQKVLLGAVGGFTGGFVGTPADMVNVRMQNDMKQPVHLRRNYSHALDGMYRVLREEGLKKLFSGATMASSRGALVTVGQLSCYDQAKQLVLTTGLLSDNIFTHFLASFIAGGCATFLCQPMDVLKTRLMNSQGEYRGVVHCAVETARLGPLAFYKGFVPAAIRLVPHTVLTFVFLEQLRKYFGIKVLA
- the SLC25A10 gene encoding mitochondrial dicarboxylate carrier isoform X1 codes for the protein MRMTGMALRVIRTDGFLALYNGLSASLCRQMTYSLTRFAIYETVRDRVSQGTQGPLPFYQKVLLGAVGGFTGGFVGTPADMVNVRMQNDMKQPVHLRRNYSHALDGMYRVLREEGLKKLFSGATMASSRGALVTVGQLSCYDQAKQLVLTTGLLSDNIFTHFLASFIAGGCATFLCQPMDVLKTRLMNSQGEYRGVVHCAVETARLGPLAFYKGFVPAAIRLVPHTVLTFVFLEQLRKYFGIKVLA